AAGCCCGATATCTCCAAAATAAACCAGAAGATTTTCATCAGGATGAATGGGACAACTCGTTTGATGCAATAGACGATGTAATTAGGGCGCTAGGAACAGAAATTCAAGAAATTGCTACTGACTTTAAAGATTCTCATCTGATTCATCACTGAGGTCGCCCTATATGGAAAATCGTCTTTTCTTTTTTTATTACACACTACCATTTTATGCCCCTCCAACGGATCGTGCGGGTATTCCACAGGGTATTCTCTATGGGACTGAAACGGGAATCAGCATGGAGTCGAGCATCAGCTGAGCCCCGAAAACAACATCATAGGCAATCAGGGATGGAACCATCGTCCGGCGTGCTAGGACTGTCTTTCGATCGACGTGATAATCCTGGCAAATCCTCTCTACAGTGTAGTAATCGCTAAGTCCCGACCTAACTGGACAATTCAGGACCTCCATGTAACGGACGAATAGCCCCCAATCAGTAGGAGACCCGACTCTATACCGCTTCACGGCCTCCACTATGCGGGGCCACCCGCCATGTTTGTTCACGATATTCATGATCTTCTCTGCCTGTCCAATCAAGGCAAGGATATGACCATCAGGAGACTGGTCGCACTGGACATGGACAGATTCGCCCTGAGATGGGGACACGCTTTGAATGAGTTCTTCCCAGTCGTCCAAATCAGGAGGAGTCGTATCACCGGAGATCGCCCGCACTCCGGCGGGATAATGAGAGCATAGTAGTTCGATGATAGCCGCCAGCCTCTCGTCTTTCTTCATCCACATCTCCTCCTCACAGATAATGCCGCCGCTCGATCGTGTCAGCTGAGCGGCGGCTTTGCCACCTTAGATTACGTAGCCGCTATTCCCAACGTGGCCGCTCCCATCAAGGAAGGATCGTCTTTGAGAGAAAAGCCCTTCCCCTTGACGTAGCCTTCAGCGAAAGCGTCTTCACCTCTGAGGACCGCACGACTCGCAGGAGCATTTCCTAGATCGAGGTCCTCGTAAGCCGACTCGATCTCAGGGTCCCTCATCAGCACCAATCCCCACTCGGGGTTCTGCCTCTTCTGCTCCTCAAACCGGTCCTCCAAGCCACGGACAAACCCGGTGAAATAACTGCTCCTCACGGTCTGCCATCTGGACTTGGTCTTTGCCCTATACTCCAGGGCAAATCTCGTTACCGCTAAGACGCATCTGCAAAAAGCATCGAAGACTATATTCACATCATCACTCCGCCCCAGGATGACCACCAAGCTACAGAAGACCATAGAGCCACCGTCGTATCTTGCTCTTCTAACCCGGTAAGTCATGCACCTGAAATTTTCCGCAAGGACAGTCGCAAGATATTCCTTCCAGCTTTCAGCCCGACCTCCCAGGTCAATCTCTTTCTCCACGACATCGCCTCGTTCGGAAGGATTTATATCCCCCTCGGTGAGACCGTTTATAGCCATGATCTCCTGAGCTTTCAGAAGGGCAGCTTCCACCTCTGCCGGATATGGCGAATCTTCGGCGACCTTCAGCAGCTTTCCGATGCGTTCCTTAATGCGATCGTTCATTCCTCCATCTCCCAATCAGCACTCTCAGCCTCGCGTATGGACTGTCTAAGATAGCTAATCTCGGTATCAAGAGAGTCAAGCCTGTCCTTTGTGTTGCTAAACTCCTCCTCTATGCTCTTGAGGATGCCTTTCAGGTCCTCTACAAACTCCTGCGGTGTCATTCCTCTCCCCTCGCTTTCTGTTATGGGATATACAGCCTAAATGTTAGATGCACTTCAGCTGGGACATATTTCTTAAGTTCCCAATCAAACCCATCATCAATTTGATAACCATCATATATTTCCAAAGGGTCAGGATAAACTTCAAGACAAGCATCTATAATTACTTTGGCATCCAATGCGGCCGCATCCTTATTCGCTATACCATTGAGTTCATCAAGCAACTCTTTCAGCGTCATTTTTTATTCCTCACTTTCCGAATAACCTCGTCCAACCGCTCCACGATCCCCAGGGGAACCTCATAGTCGCACCAGCAATAGGCGCACTCTCGGAGCTCTTCCAGCATCGCTAGCATGTCGTCAAAGACCTCCTGAGAGGCAATAGGTGTATGGCTCATCACGCCACCTCGCTTTCTCTACTCATTCGTTCCATCTCTACTATCGCCCGAAACAAGGGATACGCCTGTTGAGGCACTACGGCGTTGCCAAGGGCCTTCAACCTCTTCGATCGATGCGGCATCCCCTTCACCGTCCTCGGAGGCTCCCAATCGTACTGATCGGCTCCCATCGGCATCGGCCAACCGGGAGGCAATGCCGGCACGTCGCAATCAGGATCGGTCCAGCCGAGGGGGAATCCCATAAGACACTCGACCCAATCGGGATTAAGCTGTCCAGACGAGACCTGAGCTACCTGATCCTCGATCTTCCGAAGCCCTCCACCGGGTGTGGATCTCTCCGGCTTTCCCCCACCGGTCGGCGTCTTAGGCGTGAGCCAGAGCTTGACCGACGTGGCCAGTCCGTCGCCACTGTTCGGACTCAACCCTTTTCGATTGTTGTTTCCGCAGACTGAGGGGGTCGGCCAATATGTGCTACCTGATCGTTCAGAGATATCGGCAATCCCAATTTCTCCTTCATATTCATCCGCTCCGGTGAACTTGCGCCCCTGGGGCAATTGGCGTCCGGGGTCCTCCACAAGGGCATCACATCCGGTAGCCCCTGTTGCTTGCTGTTCGGGCCTCTCCGTTTGTAATCCGATTGACATGGCGTCGGCCACATCCTCCCTTGCTCCGACGACGAATAGTCGTTCCCGTCTGTGGGGCGCACCAACCGCAGAAGCAGGTATGACGAGGCTCCAGACTTTGTAACCTTCATCCTCCAGACCGGACACGACGGTATCGAGGGCGAGATTAATTGCTCCACGGACATTCTCAGCCAATAACCAACGGGGTCGGATCTCTCGAATAACCCGGAGCATCTCGAACCAGAGACCCGACCGGGCTCCTTCGAGTCCCGCCTTTTTGCCAGCGGAGGAGAGGTCCTGACAGGGGAAGCCTCCGAAAACAATGTCAACTGCTTCCCATCCGTCTCCATGCACTGTTCGCACATCGTCAACGATCGGGACATTCGGCCACCTCCTTTTCAAGATCTCCACGGGGAACGGTTCTATCTCACAAAAGCCAACGGTCTTTATGCCTGCCCATTCAGCGGCCAAGTCTAGCCCACCTATACCGCTGAAAAGAGAGAGACCCTTCAACCTTTCTCCATGTCCACTTTTGTCCATCAAAACAGCTCCCCCTGCCGCTCCTCGATCGCTCTCCGCTCGGCGGCCATCGACTCCTCCAGAATGGCTATCTCCCGTCGAATCTCCGCTTTCCTGGAGTTAGTCGGGGACCTAAACATCTCGTCCTTCAGGAGCTTCAGGCGCACAGGCATCGTTAACTCCATAATTAAAAATACCCCTCCTCAAAAAATGAACCTAATAAATCTTTCAGTTCACGATAAAGGCAAGATCGGTTCACAGTCGGGCCTAAAACGCTCAAAATGGGGCCAGTTACCCTCTTGTTTTGCCAAAACGATATTAAGTACCTCTTTTCAAAACTTAAACGCCCCAGAGGTATTTCCCTGCCATTTCCCGAATAGTAATAGTTACAGCACACCCCTCAACTCGTCCTGTCTCAGTCGTATCGTACGTATCAGGTGCGGCAAGATAGAGCCATCCTCTACCCACGCCCATGGGGTATGAAGAGCCAGCCAACCTCTCACTGCGTAGCCATTGCCCTTCTCCATGTCCTTCAGGACCGAGCCTGGGCGGTTGTGCCTGCCAGAGACCCAGGTTCCTCCGTCAATCTCAAGAGCGACCCTCAGCCTTGGCCAGGCAAAGTCAGATCTCCAGCGACGCTCAGGAGCGGCGAAGCGGTACTCCAACACGCCAGTCTCTCCGGTCGAGGACAATACTCTGCCCAGTAGGTCGTCCTTCAGCAGCTCACGAACGGTATTCTGCTGTCGTTTTTTCATCTGCCCTGACATAGCGGGACACCTCCCCATTTTGGGCAATAAAGGCAACAGGTGGAATTACTCCTGCCCTGCCTATATTTCGCTCCGTAACTTCCCGCTCTCCAACAAGGTACTCCGGCACATCGTCCTTCCAGGACATGCCTACACCTGCGGAATAGGACCGGCAAAACTCCCGCTCCCTTTGTGTCGGGTCGTATCGGCATAGTTTTATCCAGCCTCCTAAGGACCAGATAGCGTTATGTATAGCTGGATCCCAGAAGCGGACTGAGGCTGAACTACCAAGCTTTTGTATGGCACCGTTGACCACCGCCCAGACAGCAAGGTCCTGTCGAGCCGAGGGTACAGTAGTCCCACTGGCGGTCTTCCGGCTGTCGTTGGCTCTGCTGAGCCAATTCCCCATGAACCGACTCCACAGCTTGTGTCGCTTACCTGGGTTGTCCCTAAGCCATTGCGTAGCCTTTTTCACCTCGAAGGAGACCGGTAGTTCAGGGTACAGGTCCTCCCACTCCTCCAGCTTTTTGTAGAACGCTGCGGGATTTTTTCGGAGATCTTCAAAGGCACCAGCTATGGCAAAGTTTTTGCACAGCTCCATCTCTGCTACGGAAGGGTCGTGGTTTTTATTCGACGGTTTTATATCTCCTTCGTCGGCGTCGGTGGGTGAAGTAGTAGGAATCAGGAATCCGGAATCAGGAATCAGAGAATCAGGAATCAGCCGGGCCGGTTCCTGCCTAGGCCCTGCCTTGGTCGTGCCTAGGTCGTGCTTTTCCCTTGAAGCCTTGCTACCACTGGCTTTATCGCAGTCAGATCTCAGAGTTTCAGCGTTATCTTCAGCAGGGACTACGGATTCATCGGTGCCTTTTTCCCCCTCCTGATACTCCGTTTCTGCATTATCAGGAAACCTGGGTCGGGTGTCGTCCTTGCCTAGGCCCTGCCTAGGTTGTGCCTTGGTCGTGCTTGAGCAAGAACAGGGTGGGATTTCGCTGGGAGTCTCCCGCTTGTGTGGATTCTGGTGTTTGCTGAAGTTGATTATCTGGATATACCCTTCCCCATTCACCTGGTATCTTTGGATAAAACCAGAGCGCATAAGTTCATTAAGCAATGAATCAATTTCACAGTTGTCGTATGGCAAAATCTCGGCTTTTATGCGTAAGGGACGATCCTCTATACGCCCTTCTCTATCCGCCATGCACCACAAGCCGGAGAAAAGAAGTCGGGCGAGAGGATTGAGCATGCCGAGAACCTCGTTTTTAAAGAATCCGGGCTTTATATTCCGTGACCTCATCGCAGTTCTCCTGCCTCCAATCCTGGGTTATCTATGTCTATATAAAGGGGGCTATAAAAGCCCCCTACGTGATCTAAAACGGCTCCGATCGCTCGGGCTTTTCCGTCTCTTCGCCCTCGTCGTCTTCCTCTGAATCCATCTCCGCAGCCTCAGCTACACCGCCCCGTTGGTATCGGAGATAGGAAGATCTGGAGTGTCATTCATCTCGTCTCGGAAAGACCTAGGCTCTGCCTGATCTTTGCTGGACCTCTTCTCCTTGAGCTTTTCCTTAAGCTCATTGGCCTTACGCTTCGACTCCTGAGCTATAGGACCTGATTCTTCCTGGAACTGTTCTACGTAGTCGCTCCACTTAGCCTCTCCGTCCTTTATGGTCTGATAGATCGACCGAAGCTCCTGCAACTCGGAGGGAGTGGTCTGACCTAGAGGATGTCCCAAAAACTTTTCCAGATCAGCAGGCATGATCCGAAGGACAGCGAATATATCGGCAAGCTTCTTCCTCGCCGCATCAGGATCGGTCTTATCCCTCTTCTTGATCGTCTCTCTGGCCCGCTCGATGGCTTCCTCGATGATGTCCTGAGGAATCAGCCGAAGCCCCTCGTTCCTCAGCGTCTTAGATACGGCGGCGGACTGCTTGTTCATGATCTCGTCGTCGGTGGCTTTGACGATATAGATCTTCTCTCCGTAAGAATTGAGCCGCTCGCTGACGACCTCTCGTCCCTTGGCGTTTTTCCGCTCCACCGTCTTGTCTATCTGGATGGCAGAGGAGAAGGTGGTATTGGTCTCCAGGTCGGTGATAACCACGCTGATCCTTCTGGTGCTTTCATCGTCGTAAAGGACCTGATTTTCGTAAGTTATGTTGCCCCACTCTCTCAAGGCTAATTCGGCGAAACGTATAGAAGGGCCCACTATGGGTTTGCCTCCCCCGACTGGTTTGCTGTACTCCACCTTTTCAGCGAAAGACGGTCTGGAACAGGCTTCCAGGATCTTGATTCGGCTTTGGTCGTAGCTCCTAGGCCTACAGATGGCCACTTGATAAGCAGATTGGATTCTGGCCTTTACCGCTTCCGCAGCTGCAACAGCGGCAGGATCGGCGTAGCTTATAGCAGATGGGGCATTCGGTATCATTGTCGTCATCATCATGTTATTCATGGGGTCTTGCCTCCTTAAGGGGTTTGGGGTTTAGCGGTTTTGTTCTCTTGCCCATCTTGAAAAATGGTTCCAGATCTAACTCTGGATGCGCTCGCTTCAGGGCTTTGTGATCAAAGGTTCTCCTTCCCTCTTGCTCTCTGTAATAGACTCTCAGGCCAAAACCCTCTGCCACCTCTACGCCGTAAAAGTCCATGATGTTGGCGATTCGAGCCTTGGCATTTTTCTCAAGCTCTTGCGCCTGGGCCAATATCTCTTTTGCTTCCATCAGTCCCTCGACCGCGGCTTTCCAACCATCCGTGTCAAGATGAATCATCTTGCTATCCACAGGGACCGGAGGGAGATTCACCACCGGTTGTTCTGTTTCCTCCGGTGGGATTCCCTCTTCGACCATTCGCCAGAATTTGTAATCTGCATCGACGATCATCGAGATAAGCTCGTCATCCCGATTGATGTCGAACTGAATCATCTCCCACTTCTCGGCGTTGAATACGGCGAAGGCACCCCACTTACGGCCAGTCACTCCGAGATAGTGCTGCATCTGGATCTGATAGTAGTTGGGTATTCCTTCGTACTTGCATTTAGAGAAGACCCACTGTCCAGGACACTTGATCTCCAGAATGCCCGGACCGTCTTCCGGCCTGGCCGCCACGATCTCTCTGTCCACGTTGGCAAGCATCCAGTGATGTTCCGGGTGTTGAAGTATTGCGTTGACACGCCGGACTTTTCTTCCTGTTTGCTCTGAATAGAGCTTAGCGATAAGGCCCTCCATTACCTGGCCTCGCTTCATGGCTGGGGTCTCCTTCGTTCCTCCGGAAAGACCTCTCTTTTCCTCCCAGAGTTCCAAGGGAGAGGTAAAGGGGTGTTTATCCCCCAGGAGGATTACAGGGCTGTCCGATCCGCCTATGCCCTGCCTTCGGGACTCCAACCAATCTTCCCGGCTCATATCCATCGTTGACGTCAACACTGCCGCTGTACTCATGCCGTCATCACCTCCAGCTCTATCTCTACTTCTCCTTCAGAAAGGATATCCAGTGCTTCCAGCCGCCTAGGGCATCCCAAATCTTCGGGGTCTCTCCCTCCCGGGCAATCCCAGGAGGGAGGTTCGTAATAATCGCCGGGGTCCACGCTCATATACGGACAGCCCAGGCAAATAAGGTCACATAGTTCGTTTTTACTCATCGATATGCCCTCCTTGTGCTAAAATGAGGGACAGTGGTGTTTTGTTCTGCCCCTGTCTCGGTTGCCGCCGAGCGGGGCTCTTTTTTTATTCTCATAAACGCTCGTCCCTCCTCCGCTCTTCATCAGCACACCTACCGGATACGACACAGCAGGACCAGCCCAAGATGCCTACACAAACCCCAAGTGTGAGCAGTCCCCATACCATGATTACCGCCTCCTCATTGCCTGATACAGGCTCGTCACCTGCCCCGGAGGCAGGACCTCTTTGATGGGAACCATAAGCCGCTGCATGTCGATTTCGTGCCAACGAGGGCCGAACAGA
The uncultured Dethiosulfovibrio sp. genome window above contains:
- a CDS encoding DUF2786 domain-containing protein, which translates into the protein MNDRIKERIGKLLKVAEDSPYPAEVEAALLKAQEIMAINGLTEGDINPSERGDVVEKEIDLGGRAESWKEYLATVLAENFRCMTYRVRRARYDGGSMVFCSLVVILGRSDDVNIVFDAFCRCVLAVTRFALEYRAKTKSRWQTVRSSYFTGFVRGLEDRFEEQKRQNPEWGLVLMRDPEIESAYEDLDLGNAPASRAVLRGEDAFAEGYVKGKGFSLKDDPSLMGAATLGIAAT
- the dcm gene encoding DNA (cytosine-5-)-methyltransferase, yielding MDKSGHGERLKGLSLFSGIGGLDLAAEWAGIKTVGFCEIEPFPVEILKRRWPNVPIVDDVRTVHGDGWEAVDIVFGGFPCQDLSSAGKKAGLEGARSGLWFEMLRVIREIRPRWLLAENVRGAINLALDTVVSGLEDEGYKVWSLVIPASAVGAPHRRERLFVVGAREDVADAMSIGLQTERPEQQATGATGCDALVEDPGRQLPQGRKFTGADEYEGEIGIADISERSGSTYWPTPSVCGNNNRKGLSPNSGDGLATSVKLWLTPKTPTGGGKPERSTPGGGLRKIEDQVAQVSSGQLNPDWVECLMGFPLGWTDPDCDVPALPPGWPMPMGADQYDWEPPRTVKGMPHRSKRLKALGNAVVPQQAYPLFRAIVEMERMSRESEVA
- a CDS encoding DUF6475 domain-containing protein codes for the protein MRSRNIKPGFFKNEVLGMLNPLARLLFSGLWCMADREGRIEDRPLRIKAEILPYDNCEIDSLLNELMRSGFIQRYQVNGEGYIQIINFSKHQNPHKRETPSEIPPCSCSSTTKAQPRQGLGKDDTRPRFPDNAETEYQEGEKGTDESVVPAEDNAETLRSDCDKASGSKASREKHDLGTTKAGPRQEPARLIPDSLIPDSGFLIPTTSPTDADEGDIKPSNKNHDPSVAEMELCKNFAIAGAFEDLRKNPAAFYKKLEEWEDLYPELPVSFEVKKATQWLRDNPGKRHKLWSRFMGNWLSRANDSRKTASGTTVPSARQDLAVWAVVNGAIQKLGSSASVRFWDPAIHNAIWSLGGWIKLCRYDPTQREREFCRSYSAGVGMSWKDDVPEYLVGEREVTERNIGRAGVIPPVAFIAQNGEVSRYVRADEKTTAEYRS
- a CDS encoding YqaJ viral recombinase family protein, with the translated sequence MSTAAVLTSTMDMSREDWLESRRQGIGGSDSPVILLGDKHPFTSPLELWEEKRGLSGGTKETPAMKRGQVMEGLIAKLYSEQTGRKVRRVNAILQHPEHHWMLANVDREIVAARPEDGPGILEIKCPGQWVFSKCKYEGIPNYYQIQMQHYLGVTGRKWGAFAVFNAEKWEMIQFDINRDDELISMIVDADYKFWRMVEEGIPPEETEQPVVNLPPVPVDSKMIHLDTDGWKAAVEGLMEAKEILAQAQELEKNAKARIANIMDFYGVEVAEGFGLRVYYREQEGRRTFDHKALKRAHPELDLEPFFKMGKRTKPLNPKPLKEARPHE